AAATATCTCAAAAGTCCTAAAGGGGAAACTTCTGTCACCAGGGATGAAATACAACTCACCTTATCAATGTCTTCCCTGTTCAGTCCCAGAACACCTCCCATGAGCTTCAACACATCGCCACGTTTGTTTTTAGGAGTATGGAAGTATCCCAAAAACAGGTTTCGCATCAAGACTCTGGAAAAAGGACAATATGCATCAACcattaatcattttaaaagacCCCAATTCCCTTTAACATGAAGTCTTAAAGAAACACTTTAGCATAATGCAAACGGGGCAGGAACACACTTACTTGTCTATTTTCCCTTCTGTGCTGTTCAGAAGATTCATGAGCTTCCTCTGTGCCTCCTCCAACATCTCCTGTCTCATATCCACTGAAACAGTCAGAAAGTTACCGTCCTGTTTGTATTATCATTAAATAAAAGCCAGCATCACGCTCACAGAGAACAGACTAATAATAGACTCAGTGGAAAACCTACAGATAGAATAACAAAGTGTGTGGGCGGtagaggaaagaaaacaccTTGATCATTGGAGCAAATAGAGAAACAGTGGAAGGCAAAGGAACCTGGCTCTGCTACTCACCTTGATTCTTCAGCACTTCGATTTGCTCGTCCTTTAGGTCGAGCTGATCGGTGAGGCGAGAAGCCGAATCGAGAGCAGCGTTAGCTTCGTCAAGGTTGATCTGCCAGAGAGGAGAGAGTTTATCACCACGACTCCTGTTGCTCAGTGGATGAGAGTCCGAATGGTTCTCTGGTCAGCCACCTGAAGGGCTGAAGCTTGGTCCTCCAACCGCTGAgcttttcttttccactcctccttctccttcttgtgCCTCTCCAGTTCTGCGGTGTACATGACTTTCTCCTCTGATAACAGACCAAAATCATTACAGAATAAAAGTGACTTTACTGGCACTCTGCTACAATAATCATCTGAAGCGGCAATACTCGCCTTGTTGGAACTGCTCTAGCACCATTTGCAGGTTGGAGAGTGACACTGCGTACTGGTTGACCTGCTCCTGAGACGTTCTGAGATGAGCCAGTGCATCGTCCCGCTGCTTCATCACTCccatcagctgctcctgcagagacTCCACCTGCATGCTGGCCTGTTGGCTACAAGCCCAAACAGGAaaaattcatttaatttctTAGATAACCTTTAATCACTACATGAATGAAGATcgctttgtttttaaatccacTTAATGGAGGTTAGAAGACGATTTATTGAAGCAGGACTAACCTGGCATTTTCAACAGCATTGGAAGAGGTTGCCAGTTTGTTGTCCAGCAGCGCCACCCTCCTGCGTAACTCGGTCTCCCTGTCCTCGGCAGCGAGGGCTTCTCTCGTGTATGAATCTTCTATCTCCAAGAGATGGTTACGCAACCGCTCTAGCTCCAGGTTCAGCCGCTGCTCCTTATCCCTCATATGCTGAAGCTGGGAAGAAAAACACCCATGAGCCTCACCGACAGTGGCACAGTAAGGGAGTAAACATCCAATAGTGTCAGAAAACAGCAAAGTCAGGATCTATATGCGAGGATACGCACTCATTGTGTCCTCTCACCTCTGTTTGTAGTGCTGTGGTCTCCATTTGTTTCTGCTTGAGAGCCATCATCACCTGATCTCTCTCCTGCTGGAACAACACAGCTTTCTCCTGCATGGACTTCATTTCATTCAGGAGTTGATTCAGCTCACCGGACTTACCCTGCATCACACCATATATCATTGATATTGTACTGAAGATATGCAGTTTTATGCTAGagtcatttttcatttggaaagaGAAGCTAATGTCAGCTGACCTGTTCTCTATCCTTCAGCATCTTCTCGACAGTTGCAGCCTTCTCGCTGATTGCGCTCAGCTCGAACTCCTTCTCTCTCAGGAGGAGGGAAACCTGCATGTTGGTTTCCTGCAGCGCTCTAAACTCAGACTCTTTCTCTCGAGAGCGTGCGACGATCAGGTcattctcctccttcagcttcctcccGTCCATTTCCAGAATAAGAGCACGCTCTTTCAGGTTTGTCACGGCCTGCTTGAGCACCTCATTGTCGTTGTCACGGTTACGCAGGGCTTCGCTGATCTGACTTAGCTGGTCGCTCTTTGTCTTGATGAGCAGGTCTTTCTCCCTTGCAGTCTTCTGGAGGGCATCCAACCTCTCCTTGACCTTGCACGTCTCCTCAGCCTGAGTTCTGTGCTCACACTCTGAGGCAGACGCAGAGTTGGAGAGCCTGTGGTTGTTCTCCTGAATAGTCCTGATTGTGTTCTCCTTCTCAGCCAACTGATTCCGCAACTGCATGATCACTTCCTGCAGCGCCTCATTGTTCCCCGTTGGTGGGGCCTGTTGGTCTACAGGATCGGCCATCAGAGAAGGTCCGCCAGACTGGGATGGTATGGATTCGGGCGTCTGTCCTACATTGTCTAGTTTTCCCAACAGGACTTCTTTGGTGCTCCTAAGCTGAGTGATGGTCTGTTGGACCTGCGCCAATTCCTGACTCAGACTTCCGAGTCTCCTTTCCTTCTGCTCGTAGCTCTGGATCAGCCGAGTGTAGTCCACCATCAGCTTGGAGCTACAGTCACTGTCAGCAGACATCTGACCCTGCAGGTtgatcagctcctcctgcagctgggcAGACTCGTGCTGCATGTTCTTGACTGTGGTGATTACCTGCTGCTtccactcctccatcttcttcacctgctgcttcaaaGTGTCCCTCTCCTGTAGCAGCTCCTCAAACTGGTTGCTGCTGACTCCTCCAGAGCCGGCGGTTGACTCTCCTCCAGAACTCTGCAGGACGGTCACGAGGGTTTGGCACTTCTGGGTCAATGCATCGATCTCTATGTCCTTCTCTCTGATGATGCGGGACAAGTTCTGAATGGTCTCCTTGAACATCTCTTGGCTTCCTGAGGGATCGCTCATGCTGGAGAGGCGCTGGTTCTCCTGCTGAAGTTTCAGCAGGGACGCCTCCTTTCCTGCCATCATGTCCATGAGCCGGTGATGGTCGGAGCGAAGCTGGCTGTTTTCTCTGGTCTTCTCGTTCAGCACAGCAAGAACTTGTTCTCTCTCCACAGCGTAagcctgcaggtgctgctgcaggatcaGCACGTCCTGGCTGTGTTCCCCCATGGACACTCTTGCATGTAGCGCCTGGATTTCTATATCCTTTTGCATGATCATCTGGGACAGTTTACCGACCTCATCACGTGACACCACCAGCTGATCCAGCTGTTTGGTTAGTGAGAGGTTCTTCTCGTTCAGCTGGCTGATCTCAGTCTCTTTCTCCTGAATGCCTCGCAACAGTTTTTCTATTTCTACTTTAGACAGGTCGTATTTTTCATTACCCATCTCCTGACTGAGAGTCTGGGTTTTCTCCTGCAGAATCACCTCTCCCTGCAGCGGGGAGGAGTCTGCGAGGGCTCGACTCACACCGAGCTGCTCCAGCATCTGCTGGAGGTGGGACATCTCCTCATCTTTGACGTGGATCAGCCTGTCGTAGTTGAGTGTCGTCTGCTGATGGCGAGCATTAGCCTGTTCAAGCTCACTTTGTTGAAGCTGGACAGACTGTTgcgacaggaggagggaggcctgcagctcctccacacttCTCCGCAGAGTCCGGACCTCCTCGTCCATGGTGCTCCTGGAAGACTTGAGCTGGGTAATCTCCGTCTCCAGCTCCGTGATGATGTCTAACGTCCTGGGCTCGGCCAGAGTTTGAGGTTTGCTCTGCTGATCCCTGACCCGGTCGATCTCTTCTTTTAGATGACTGTTCTCCTCTTTCATTACCCCCAGCTGTTTATCCTTCTCATCCAACACCTGCCTGAAGGCCTCCACTTCTTTCGTCCTCGCTGCGATTGTGTTCTCCATCTCCGTCTGCACGTCTGAAGcgttttgttttaaagtgtcCATGAAGGCGTCTTTCTCCTGTAGAAGATCAGTCAGCTGCTTCTGCCCTGCCACCGTGATTGAAAGCATTTCATTAGTGTCTCTGTGGTCGGATGCCAGTTGCTCCACGTCTCTCTTCAGCTGACCTATTTCCAGGTCCTTCTCCTGGATGAGTCGGATGGCCCGCTCGTGCTCTGTCTGTAAAGCAGAAGCATCCAAGGAGCGAGCTCGTGTCAAGTCCTCGATGGTCTGCTGGTACTGTTTTGCCTGTTTTGTAAGGGCGCTCTCTGTATGCCTCAAttcatcctccagctggttcTTCTCCAGTCTCAAAGCATCGATTCGGGTGTCCCTCTCCCGAAGTGTCCTGTTCAGGGCTACCTGACTCTCCTTCATCTTGGTTACATCTTCATCTTTACCCGAGGCCTGCTCACACTTTGCCTTCAGATTTCTGTTCTCCATCTTTAACTCATAGTCCTCAGACACGATCTTCTCAAGAGAACTCCTCACCTCATCCAATTCTTTCCTGAGGTTTGTTAACTCTCGTTCCTTCTCTGCCAATTTCTCTTCAATTTCCTGTGTTTCAGTTCCTTTTTCAACTTGGTGAACTAGCTGCGCTCTGGCAAGAGACAGCTcatcctccctcttctccaaATTCTTCTTCAGCTCAGAGATTTCTCGCCGTGCCTCCCGGTTCTGCTCCGCCGCTTGTCTCAGTTTATCTTTGAGCTCCTTCGCTGCGTCTTCCAACTGCTTTTTGTTCATATGCAGGTCGTTAAGGGTGAAAGCGCTCTGGCTCACCTTTTCTCTTTGGGTCTCCAGTTCCTGACTCAGTTCTTCGTTCTTTTCTTTAGTGGTGTTAAGGTCTGAAGTCAGACTCAGTACTTCTGCCTCTGCCTTTTTTAGCTGACCAGAGAGCTGCTCTTTTACAGAAACCATGTGCTAAATGCAAGAAAAAGTAAGTTAAATGCATTTGGCTTAAAGTTATGTTCTGATAAAAAGAATATTTGCTAATATTTATGAAGATCAATCAGACCTGTGTTGCTTCCTGGTTTTGTCGAtcaagctcctccagctctgacatcagtgtGTCTCGTTCCTCTTCAATATTTCTCAGAACTTTCcgtctctgctccagctcttctttCAGGTCATCAATGGCCTCTGACTGATCATGCACAGCGTCATCATTGCTTACCATCTGTTCCTGAGCCACCTGCAGCTCTTGTTGGAGGTTTAGCTGTAAAAGGAGGACAATAAATTAAGAGCTATCAACCAAACTCTTGACGTTCCATTACACAGACATTTGCAAACCTTTTCCTGTTCCAGggcttctttttcttgtctCAGTTTCCCAATAATGGTGTTCAGTTCTAAGATGTCCGCATGCTCAACCTCTTCCTTTGGCTCGGCCTAATCACCAATTGTTAAAGTCATTAAAGGCattaaaacacagcaaacacataAACTGTAgatgataataatgatttaGAACTGGGTTCACACTTACTGAAGAAAGGCTGGTCAGTCTtgcgttttctttttctaaatctAGAAAACAGAGATTTGAGTTCTATAGAAATGAAAATCAAACATGCGGTAAAACATGAATTCAATTTCAGTCAAAACCAATAATGATACCTTCGAGGCATTTCCGTAGCTCCTGGATCTCGTGGTCTAGTTGGGCTTTTTGCAGAGATTTCTCTTCCTGTTCTTGCACCCGTGTCTGAAGCTCTGTCACAGAGGCCTGCAGTCGGGTGTAATTCTCCAGCAGCACGCCATTCTGTTCCTGGACCTCATCTTTCTCCAGGAGCAGTGACAACTCTTTCTGCTTTGCCTCCTCCAGACTGGCTGAAAGCTCAGCCAGCTGCTTCTCCCGCTCATCTGCGGTGTTCCGTAGTGAGATTAGTGTTTTCTGAAGTTCAGCAACCTCTGAGGcatctgggggaggagtgactGGACCGCCAGCTGGAGACAAAACACATGAAGCTGagttttagagaaaaaaaactatttcCATTAAAGCAAAGATTGCTtcagtttttttaaatagttcaACTAACCGCTTCgaatctgctcctccagctcttcaatCCTCTCCTCATACTCTGCTAACTCTTCTCTGTGACGTCGTGAAATGTCGGCCATCTTCTGCCGCTGGGCGTCCTGCAGAGCAGCCAGTTCGTGCTGATGTTCATCCACCTCGCGACCCATGTCTTCTCGCAGCTCCTGTTGCCAAAAGCGCGATATCGTCAAGCTTTGTGTCTAAGCAGGACTAATCACAGTAGCTTCCACACGGatgtaaaaccaaaaatcaccTTTATTGTTCTTTGAAGTTTGAGAATCTCACCCTGGTCACAGTTGCCAGCTCCTGCACTTGATGTCTAAAAcaagtcaaaataaaagaaattagCTTAAAAGACTTGTTTTCTGAATATGATATTAAAGAAATCTTAATAATTAAGATACTTAAGTTGCAAACCTTCTCTCATTACGTGTCTCTTGATACATACGATACAATCAGGTTATAAATTAGGGCTTATAATATTAAGACACATTATCTTATGGACAACATATCTAGTTATTTTGTGTCTACCTTTGTGTTAAGCTAATTCAACCACCAGGACAGACAAAGTTCTGGCTTTAACTcccagaacttttttttttcctaatccTAAACCTAAATACCTGCGACATCCTCCTCCAGTGAGCCGCCTCTGCCTCCAGACGTGTGACCTCTGTCGACAGCCGGTTGATCTGCTGCTGGGACCAGAGAACATCGCTGAGGTCCATTTCATCCCTGTGGAAGTCCTGATGGGACCCTATGGGCCTCgacaggaaggtggaggaggaggacgtggtcGAGGAAGTCGTACTGACAGGCAGCAAACTGGGACTGACGGAAGCTGACTGAGCCGAATGCTGCAGCTTGTGGATTTCCTCCTGTAGTCCACCCTGTCGAGCCTTCAGGTGACTGATCTCCACCTGCAAGATTTTGCAAATGAGATTCATTTTTACAACTGGGATGTGATTTGCATATATATTCctaataaataaacatataaCACACATCTTTCTGTTGCAGGAGGGCTCTGTACTCAGAGGACTGACTCTTAATTTGGATCTCTGATGCctccagtttctcctccagctctgcgtggatcttttttaatctttcataCTGCAACGGAAAACGATAAagaaacacatgaaacacaTCCTAATGTTTGAAAAATGACTTTGGTTTTATCCTATGTATTAGGCTTGATTTCCAAATGGCTTTAAAAACTATGTAGCAGGATTAGGCCAGATGATGGAGGTTTTCTTAAGAAAAATAACAGGGTGGTGGTTTAATGGTAAAAGGATTATGGAGACTGTATGATGCTCTCCTGCTAAAAGGCAAATAATTCACAGCAATTCAGTGCCTGTCTTTGAGTGCGACGTGTCTCACCTCTGATTTCTGAGCAGCAAATGCAGCTTCAACTTGGGCCAGCCTGGAATTAGACACCTGCAGCTCTGTAGCAGCATCTGCATTTATGGACGAAAGGGTAATGATGATTTCCAATTTAGCAGGAATGGGCACGTAATAAAGCTCAAGAATAATTAAATGATATTAAATTTGTGTTTCTACAGTAAAGACTACATTAGAATAAAATCCAGCAGCATTTAAAGTTGTTGACTTTTCTCATTCTGTGTCTTAGTCATACATCCTCATTCAGACCAGTTTATCTTTGCTCATGTGACATTCAAATGGATTGTTCAGCAGCTTTTAGAGATTCTCAGAGCTGGACTCAGCTCACAAATCCATTCAGGCCTAATATAATCCCTCTGGCCAATATCTTTTAAAGTCACTTTCTTATCCCCAGGAATGTCAGTAATATGGGAGTAATGGAGGCCAGATATTCAGGCAGCTTCTCCTCTGACTGTGCCCCAATTCAGACTTTTGCATTTTAACTTTACTTGTGAGTTGGAGACCTAAGGCTAAAGTTCACATTGAGTCAATGTTTTAGCACTTATTGTGTAGTTGCTACAGACTAGTGGTATAGAGATTTAGTCACCCAAGCCCACAGCTTCCATCCCACGTTACAACACTGGAATTGAAGGAGATCTATTTAAGAGATCTATTAAAGAAGTCTTTAATGGTCCTGATATGTCACCAGACATTATGAAATGATGCTAATTTCAAATTCAAATACTAATATCACTAACAAATGAGGTTTACTTTTTTGCTATGCTCTCTTGTGCCACTGATGTCTGTTCATAATACACTAGCACGTATGCAGGAGGGTCATCAGATTGACCaggaaatacattttattaGGAATAAAAACAGAGATTTGCCATTGGAACATTAGAAATACGTGAGCCGAGATGGGTCGCTGGCGTAATGCTGAGACACTGTGGAAAACCTTCCAACATTTGCACGGCCATGATGGCAACGTGAACCAGAACTGAGACGGTACATCGGTCAAACGTACATGTTCCTGCTCGATCCAGCAACCTGACAACCTGTAATCTGGTGGGGAGATACCACTTTGGCCACAAACTTGCCTATCGCTCCTTTAACGTCTGAAATTTACAGCATGTTTACTTTAGGTTTCTAAAGTCTTTTACTAAATAGACAGTAGGTCTGTGGTAGAAATCCAATTTAAAATTCAGGTTTACAACCAAATTatcttcatttttgtttatatttattatgTGGAATAAACACACCGTTAAAGGAacttatttactttatttgctTGAATCTGATTAAAATTATTGGCACATAAAGTGAGACAGTTCAGTTATTTGCTGCGTCAGTCATCAGTTTCTATACACATCTATCGTTAGGATTCCTAAATAAACCGAATTATGTTCCTACAATATTAACGTCTTTGACTTTTACAAGTTTACAAAaaccaagcatatttacattaaGTATAACCAGGGAAAATACATCTTTTATCATCAAGAACATGAAGACATCTGTCACTAAAGTGACCGTGAGAGAAACTTAATAAGGACAAACTTACCTCCCACTTCTTCTACACCCTCCAGTAGCATATCTTTGGTAAAGGTGGAGATTTGTCCTGTGAAAGAGGACAGACTCCCACCGACCTGTCCCAGAGACTGGCCGAGGCCGGAGCCGAGTCCACCGAGCCACGATGACATGTTTACGGAGGGCGCCACCAAAACAAAGCGGGGCCGGACTGATGCGAGCAGGTTAGCCTAGCTTTGGCCCCACAGACTCACCTCGGTCAGTAAGCGCATCGGACACCTGCCTTATTTTAAAATACGCTCGGAGCTTCGGgggaaaagttgttttttcagtCTGACGAGCTCATGTTCTCCCGAAATCTGCTAACGACGGTGGAATTCTCATTAAGTCAAGTGAGCCGACGGACCTTGTATCCGAAACACACACTCGATAGGTCGAAGCGGTCTTTTTTTCACGGCGTCCTCTTCAGTAAACGTTGGGTTTTCTCCCAGCAAAGGTAACCGAGCTAAACGACACAGAGTCCAGAAAGTGCCACCTCAACTGCAGCCATGATATCAGCTGCTCGGCGGCGGCGATGGCTGTCAGGTTTGACGTGGACACGGAGGACCGCagtggtgcattgtgggatactgGAGGACCAACAAATCAAAATAGCCCTGACTGCAGCGTGCGGATCGGGGCGTGGCTAAATGTAGGCTGGGTCAAACGTTTAAGCCAGCCCACTAAATCAGACTTACcgtatacgttactattttacataatgccttcagaatctttagggtttagtatttactgtatctgtgacatggagcattggaatatttcagctgcaaccagcaaaaacccatcagaatgactgctatcggtgggaaccgcaggtcatttgactttagtcagtctgttaaatgttaaatgatttattgcaatctaataaaaacaactaataaatgtgggaaatagtaaatgaaaagaagcaaaatgaccaaataaaactcccatgaatactgtaaattttaagatgtcaagaatggaatatcagcttaaatggaatcaataaaatgaaaaggcctcctttaagtttactgcaaaaataaacacaaaatcaagagcgacacatgccaaaaacgtctcattatctcttctgtctccactcattcttttatattctcttaagataatggggacggggtcgtgtgataacaaaacaacctaattagggactatatttttgttgcaagaactttgaacagattgtgcatccactaaaaactcagtgtttttgaggaactaccaggagtggctggagtggaggccaatgacgctatagcgacatataggtacatatagatcaccgttatcctcaacccaaaagaccaccagttggcgcagcaatattaaagataggaggttgt
Above is a genomic segment from Takifugu rubripes chromosome 2, fTakRub1.2, whole genome shotgun sequence containing:
- the trip11 gene encoding thyroid receptor-interacting protein 11, encoding MSSWLGGLGSGLGQSLGQVGGSLSSFTGQISTFTKDMLLEGVEEVGDAATELQVSNSRLAQVEAAFAAQKSEYERLKKIHAELEEKLEASEIQIKSQSSEYRALLQQKDVEISHLKARQGGLQEEIHKLQHSAQSASVSPSLLPVSTTSSTTSSSSTFLSRPIGSHQDFHRDEMDLSDVLWSQQQINRLSTEVTRLEAEAAHWRRMSQTSSAGAGNCDQGEILKLQRTIKELREDMGREVDEHQHELAALQDAQRQKMADISRRHREELAEYEERIEELEEQIRSAGGPVTPPPDASEVAELQKTLISLRNTADEREKQLAELSASLEEAKQKELSLLLEKDEVQEQNGVLLENYTRLQASVTELQTRVQEQEEKSLQKAQLDHEIQELRKCLEDLEKENARLTSLSSAEPKEEVEHADILELNTIIGKLRQEKEALEQEKLNLQQELQVAQEQMVSNDDAVHDQSEAIDDLKEELEQRRKVLRNIEEERDTLMSELEELDRQNQEATQHMVSVKEQLSGQLKKAEAEVLSLTSDLNTTKEKNEELSQELETQREKVSQSAFTLNDLHMNKKQLEDAAKELKDKLRQAAEQNREARREISELKKNLEKREDELSLARAQLVHQVEKGTETQEIEEKLAEKERELTNLRKELDEVRSSLEKIVSEDYELKMENRNLKAKCEQASGKDEDVTKMKESQVALNRTLRERDTRIDALRLEKNQLEDELRHTESALTKQAKQYQQTIEDLTRARSLDASALQTEHERAIRLIQEKDLEIGQLKRDVEQLASDHRDTNEMLSITVAGQKQLTDLLQEKDAFMDTLKQNASDVQTEMENTIAARTKEVEAFRQVLDEKDKQLGVMKEENSHLKEEIDRVRDQQSKPQTLAEPRTLDIITELETEITQLKSSRSTMDEEVRTLRRSVEELQASLLLSQQSVQLQQSELEQANARHQQTTLNYDRLIHVKDEEMSHLQQMLEQLGVSRALADSSPLQGEVILQEKTQTLSQEMGNEKYDLSKVEIEKLLRGIQEKETEISQLNEKNLSLTKQLDQLVVSRDEVGKLSQMIMQKDIEIQALHARVSMGEHSQDVLILQQHLQAYAVEREQVLAVLNEKTRENSQLRSDHHRLMDMMAGKEASLLKLQQENQRLSSMSDPSGSQEMFKETIQNLSRIIREKDIEIDALTQKCQTLVTVLQSSGGESTAGSGGVSSNQFEELLQERDTLKQQVKKMEEWKQQVITTVKNMQHESAQLQEELINLQGQMSADSDCSSKLMVDYTRLIQSYEQKERRLGSLSQELAQVQQTITQLRSTKEVLLGKLDNVGQTPESIPSQSGGPSLMADPVDQQAPPTGNNEALQEVIMQLRNQLAEKENTIRTIQENNHRLSNSASASECEHRTQAEETCKVKERLDALQKTAREKDLLIKTKSDQLSQISEALRNRDNDNEVLKQAVTNLKERALILEMDGRKLKEENDLIVARSREKESEFRALQETNMQVSLLLREKEFELSAISEKAATVEKMLKDREQGKSGELNQLLNEMKSMQEKAVLFQQERDQVMMALKQKQMETTALQTELQHMRDKEQRLNLELERLRNHLLEIEDSYTREALAAEDRETELRRRVALLDNKLATSSNAVENASQQASMQVESLQEQLMGVMKQRDDALAHLRTSQEQVNQYAVSLSNLQMVLEQFQQEEKVMYTAELERHKKEKEEWKRKAQRLEDQASALQINLDEANAALDSASRLTDQLDLKDEQIEVLKNQVDMRQEMLEEAQRKLMNLLNSTEGKIDKVLMRNLFLGYFHTPKNKRGDVLKLMGGVLGLNREDIDKMLEEDGRHGVTGWVSSWLGGRGAQSVPNTPQRPTSGQALNSSFSEMFVKFLEIESNPTLPAPKLLVHDIKSLSAPPSRRTGSGVSSSAAGVAAVGKRPSESNPFLAPRSDAVPLVAPPTSGGHLLMKPISDSLPTFTPVPVSAEASAGAVLKDLLNQ